ATCCTGGAGCGGACTGTCTGGCGCAGACCCTCGATCGGTGGTGGCGGAAGGACCTGCCAGGCGCCTGACGGCCCCGGGAGATGGGCTGCTGGGCGGTGGGGTGATTGATCCGAAGCGGCACCGCTGGATCGGCGTGATGGAGCGGGGCGGGCGGGACGACCTGGTGCATGTGGCGCTCGACGGCCTGGATCAGACGCCAGTGATCCTGCACCCCGCGGCGGATTTTGCGGGATACCCCGCCATCAGCCCTGATGGAGACCAGCTCGCTTGGGTGGAGTGGGAACAACCCGCCATGCCCTGGGATGCCGCTGCACTGCGCTGGGCATCCATCGACGCCAATGGTGATCTCGGCACCGTTGACATGCTGGCCGGGAGCACACCAGGGGCTGCGCGTCCAACCTCCGTCTTCCAGCCGCTTTGGCTTCCTGATGGCCAGTTGGTCGTGGCGGAAGACGGCAGTGGCTGGTGGAATCTGATGCGGCACCAGAATCCCTGCGACCCCTCGCAGAGCTGGGACCGACGCTGGCCCATGCAGGCGGAGACGGCGATGCCGCAATGGGTGTTCGGCATGAGCACCACAGCCTGGGATGGTGAGCAGCTGCTCGCCGCAGTGTGCGCTGACGGCCGTTGGCAGTTGAAGCGGCTCAGCGCCGATGGCTCGGTCAGCGTGGTGGACCAACCTTTCGACGACCTTGCGGAGCTGGATGCCGACGCAGGCCGTGCCGTGGCGATCGCCAGCAACAGCGCGACCGGGCAGGGGCTGTTGGAACTACACATGGCCAGTGGACGCTGGAGCCATACGCCGGCTTCAGACGCGGTGTTGGAGCCCGAGCACGTCAGCATCGCCGAACCCCTCTGGTTCGAGGGAGCGGCCGGCCGGCGCACCCACGCCTGGTACTACCCGCCCAGCGGGGGCATCTCGCCGAACACGCCCCTGCTAGTGAAGAGCCACAGCGGTCCTACCGCCATGGCTCGCCGCGGCCTCAGCCTCGGCATTCAGTTTT
The sequence above is a segment of the Synechococcus sp. PROS-7-1 genome. Coding sequences within it:
- a CDS encoding prolyl oligopeptidase family serine peptidase, with protein sequence MATRQPLSARQALGRQPSLKAPRILGDWLLWLEQRPQEKGRTTALLRRWGQPDQPPLELTPAPCNLRCRIHEYGGGASAAALLNHGLLFTWVDGSDGCLWARSWSGLSGADPRSVVAEGPARRLTAPGDGLLGGGVIDPKRHRWIGVMERGGRDDLVHVALDGLDQTPVILHPAADFAGYPAISPDGDQLAWVEWEQPAMPWDAAALRWASIDANGDLGTVDMLAGSTPGAARPTSVFQPLWLPDGQLVVAEDGSGWWNLMRHQNPCDPSQSWDRRWPMQAETAMPQWVFGMSTTAWDGEQLLAAVCADGRWQLKRLSADGSVSVVDQPFDDLAELDADAGRAVAIASNSATGQGLLELHMASGRWSHTPASDAVLEPEHVSIAEPLWFEGAAGRRTHAWYYPPSGGISPNTPLLVKSHSGPTAMARRGLSLGIQFWTTRGWGVVDVNYGGSTGFGRDYRERLNGEWGVVDVQDCAAAAQAVIASGRAHPQRVAIEGGSAGGFTTLACLCFTDVFQVGACRYAVSDLMALASETHRFEARYLDGLVGAWPQERARYQERSPLHHADRIRCPVIFFQGLQDKVVVPEQTERMAAALRSNGVPVEVRTYAEEGHGFRDSAVQVDVLEATEAFFRHHLRLDQPEGMT